The Syngnathoides biaculeatus isolate LvHL_M chromosome 6, ASM1980259v1, whole genome shotgun sequence genome has a window encoding:
- the bbs10 gene encoding Bardet-Biedl syndrome 10 protein isoform X2 produces MPQVRRLHQKHVMQVACALEAVVLRIFGPEGGQVLFTRENGHVMLSRSGTRILTALRLDHPLARMMVECVWKHSGQTGDGSKSFILLLASLLRTIYATGSKELNVSRVYNSREAAESASARRLADQTVAFALEELEDLIAVAVAPYGFSLSAKTLTASTQSASHSDRVHVEKLIASFFHTRLGFAHSDFMGELIFKLLLNWSCKNDKSSSSDNSRSFQGNLYVDSNGCQADSASLSLRFLNDNFHALHTPVSGFPVSSSRLIEGQVIHRDFATHDQDSRQDPVKAVVLTVSLQPKWLNASDTMEIGNGTHRKSIVHFSAWAECSLEHIFATLQALGVSVLLSAVKQSDAVLTLATQAQIRVVECIGEDELALFLHLSGASAVSDCWGIKPEHIASLTFCRSILLGAHRYVHVAFSDSREQQPCNIIICGLGEGQTDQYAGAVQDVIHMLRTTWEPQGIATKAPSSISPGCVIPAGGIFELLLHRALLQHGHSHAISKHTPVVRQVLADAILHLPRHVHSGNERHFLQIQSKVWSLPDRNPFQPDGLFCKPGFSQAHCGNKSSQGEAEQSMYCSLFNNNKTVSELESVSCKYHLILAVLHCVKNLLRLDAVLHTPTQLHPKSLQLTYSSEDED; encoded by the exons GATGATGGTTGAGTGCGTCTGGAAGCACAGCGGACAAACAGGGGATGGATCCAAGTCATTTATCCTCCTCTTGGCATCATTGCTGCGTACCATTTATGCCACAGGATCTAAGGAACTCAATGTATCTCGTGTCTATAACTCCAGGGAAGCAGCCGAGTCTGCCTCTGCCAGACGCTTGGCTGACCAAACGGTGGCTTTTGCATTGGAGGAGCTAGAGGATCTGATCGCTGTCGCAGTGGCTCCTTATGGATTCTCCCTGTCAGCGAAGACTTTAACTGCAAGCACGCAATCGGCATCTCACTCGGATAGGGTTCATGTTGAAAAGTTAATAGCATCTTTCTTTCATACCCGTTTGGGTTTTGCCCACTCTGACTTTATGGGGGAGCTAATTTTCAAACTGCTCCTTAACTGGagctgtaaaaatgacaaatcttCAAGCTCAGACAACAGCAGGAGTTTTCAGGGTAATTTGTATGTAGACTCAAATGGCTGTCAGGCAGATTCTGCGTCCTTATCACTCCGGTTTCTAAACGACAATTTCCACGCTCTACATACGCCGGTGTCTGGCTTTCCTGTCAGCTCTTCACGTTTGATTGAGGGACAAGTCATTCACAGGGACTTTGCAACACACGACCAAGACAGTCGCCAGGATCCAGTCAAAGCAGTGGTTTTGACTGTTTCACTGCAACCCAAATGGCTAAATGCAAGCGACACGATGGAAATTGGGAACGGAACACACAGGAAAAGCATCGTGCACTTTAGTGCCTGGGCGGAATGCTCACTGGAACATATTTTTGCCACCCTTCAAGCTCTTGGCGTCTCTGTCCTGCTGTCTGCAGTCAAACAGTCTGACGCCGTCCTGACTTTAGCAACACAAGCGCAGATACGTGTGGTGGAGTGCATCGGCGAAGACGAACTGGCGCTCTTCCTCCACCTGAGCGGCGCTTCGGCTGTCTCAGACTGTTGGGGGATTAAACCAGAACACATTGCTTCTTTGACATTTTGTCGATCGATACTGCTGGGAGCCCATAG ATATGTTCACGTGGCATTTTCGGATTCCAGGGAACAGCAGCCCTGTAATATCATCATCTGTGGCTTGGGTGAAGGGCAAACGGATCAATATGCAGGTGCTGTTCAAGATGTTATTCATATGCTGCGTACAACATGGGAGCCCCAGGGGATAGCTACTAAAGCGCCATCCTCTATTTCGCCAGGCTGCGTCATACCGGCAGGTGGTATTTTCGAGCTTCTCTTACACCGCGCCCTTTTACAACATGGCCACTCGCACGCCATTTCTAAACACACACCTGTCGTGCGCCAGGTCTTGGCAGATGCAATACTGCATCTTCCCCGACATGTTCACTCCGGCAATGAAAGACATTTCTTACAGATTCAATCTAAAGTCTGGAGCTTACCAGACAgaaatcctttccaacctgaCGGATTGTTCTGCAAGCCAGGGTTTAGCCAAGCACATTGTGGTAATAAAAGCTCCCAAGGAGAGGCTGAACAAAGTATGTATTGTTCCTTATTCAATAATAACAAAACGGTATCGGAACTTGAGTCTGTTTCCTGTAAATACCATCTCATTTTGGCTGTTTTGCATTGTGTCAAAAACCTCCTCCGATTGGATGCTGTGCTTCACACACCCACCCAATTGCACCCAAAATCACTCCAACTCACTTATTCCTCTGAGGATGAAGACTGA